The region AAAGGACAGCACATCCAGGACCTTAATCCTAACAGCACTGCGGCTCTCGTTCCtaaaacaggaaaagcaaatccagaattaataaaataagaGTTGTTGGTATTTAGGGAATGGGGAAAAGTAAAactaaaggaaaataagaaactTTGTCAGAGTTGGAGCAGTAACTATGAGAGATCACCTGAGCCCTGAGTTAATGTCTCTACACCTGAAATCAGATTCAAGAACAATTGGAAATTCAAATCCCAGGTCAGCTTTCACTCCTTCTGCAGACCTGTAATTGCACTTTCTCATTTCCAATCCAAACTAGGAAGCACATGGCAGAAGAACAAGTGCTCTGGTGAGCgaatttaaaagcaaacacatGGCActgaggaagagctgctctTTGGCAGCATTTCACAGAGGAGACACAAGTTTGTTATTGCTCTGGGTTGATGTTTCAGAGCACAGAATCCCTTAGGGAGCACCAATTCAAAACCAGATAACTGGAATACTGGATAGCCATATGCAACCCTAATGCTTAACAGGAAAATCTTGTTTGGTGTCAGAACTACAAAGTGCTGTGGAGTGGAACACAACTGCCTAAGCTAATTGGAATAGTATTGAATGGAatgaaagagaaggagaaaaaagcagCATAAAGAACTCAGgggaaagattttcttctgttaaaTAACTCCTTTCatgtgctctgccctgggacTACCACACTTCTCAGCAGCCACTTACTGACTTAgaacttcagaaaacaaaatcaccTAGCATGACAAGGTGGCAAGAAACACTTGAAAGTGCTTCTTAAATTAAGAAGTTCCCAAAGTTATGATTTCCTACCTGAAGAATCTCTCCATTAGGAGCTGCAGGTTGTGGATCCAGCCATCTTTGGCAGGGTGGATGGACTGAGCTCTGTATGTTATCAGGTTTAACACAGAAGATTCCTTCATGGAAAGACCAAGCAATGTTTTTATTGCATAAGTAAACATAATAAATCCATTTCCCCAACCCCCTCCATGGGAATAAGGCTCATGGAAGTCCTTGCTGGGGTTTTCTGACCATTTCCTATTTTAGGACTCTCAAATTTCAGCTGTAACAGAACAAACCCAAAAGGAGGACAATAATAAAGCCTTACTGGTCTCTGATCGGCACATCTTTCCACCAGCTCAAAAAATCTCTCTTCAGAGCCATGAAAATCATTCTGGTCACAGAGCTCTTCTACTGTGGTCAGAAGATCATGTACAATGGACTTCAGTTCTTGGCTCTCCAGAACCTGAAAAGAGACAAAACCATTCCTGTAAGAGTTCCACCCTGCCAAAAAGTGCTAATTTTAAACACCAACAGAAAACTCAGAGAACCACAGCAGTGAGAACCGGGCTAAGCCTTTCTCATCTCCCCCTTCCCCAGCGCACAAACAGATCAATCTGCAGAAGGATTtatggcacagccctggcactgaaAGCACCTGCAGGCAGGCCCAGCAcgcacctgcagctgctgcagcagcctctccatGATGTCCAGGAGGATGTCCCAGGTGACAGCCTGCAGCCCCTTGCCATACTTCTTGATCAGGCGTGTGATGGACAGAACGATCTCGTAGGACACGACGGCGTTGGGACAGGTCATGGCCTGCAAAGCAAAGCCCTTCATCAGTGAGCAggtggggagcagagccctcaaACCCTCTGCACCCAAATGCAACAAGCCTTGTTAATTAGGGAATCGGCCTGGAGGCCTGAGATAAATCCATCTGggtccctgcacacacagagcacagaaccACCTTCTCAAAGCAGTTCTGCTCTCCTGCGAGCAGCTGTGCCTCAGATGGCAGACACAGCCCCATCCTACAGGCAGACAAGGGGATTAAAGGCAGTAATTCCTGCTTGAGGCACCCAGATGAGGAAATTTTGAGAGCTCTGAGGCTTCCCCTGCAGACAGCCTCCCTCACTTCTTGTACCACCCACTGGGAAGAGTGAAAGTTGttgctttgtattttattttttaaggtaaAGCACCACAATGTAGGTATTTGCTAGAAAGGATtcagattttgcttttctggcCAAAGAAGTGCAAGGAGGAGGCCTCAGCTACAGACACAAATCCTCTTGTTTACTTGTTTTACTGTTTCTCCCTGCTTCACCCCACACCCAATTTTTCCCTCTCGTCCTCCAGTCCTACAAAGATCCCTTTGGTGTAGGGGGCCACGTTTTTGGTTTGAATTTTTCCAAGTAATCAAAAAGTCGCCCCAGCATCCCATCCTACCTTGAGGAATGAAGGCAGCACTGAAGTGGGGGAGTTCCTGAGGGAGTTGAGGCGATGAGCCCCCCACAGAGCCATCCCAACAAAGAACACAGCtcctctcagcagggctgcatcTGCCATGTAGGATCTAAGGACAGGGGGGAGGCAAGATGCCACAATTATTTCAGCATACAAAGTCAATAGGAATATGCCCTGTCCCAACAGGAATTCCCAGCTGTTACACATCAGGGCCTTGCACAGCAATGGACAAACAtgaaaagcagcaaatcatTCACCACAACTTTAAACAGAGGGAAATTAAATTCAGAAATGCCCTAAATGAGCACTTCAGCAGAATAACTAGAAAGGGAAATTATTCCTAAGCACCAGAACCTTCAGCTTGTCCCGCTGAGGTTGGTGGCTCCCCATCCATCTCACCAGGCCCTTCCTGAGTTCCCTGGATTCCTGGATGCTGCTCCCTTACCTGTCTTCCATGATCCTGCACATGTTGTAGATGGCACTGTGTCCCAGGTGGGTCCCCAGGAGGTTGCGCAtgagctgcagtgcagagagAACACCTCAATCCCCAGCTGTTCAAACACTCAGTGCCTAAACGTGGATTAAATGGCCATGCTTCTGAGTAAACATGacctgcctttccctgccacagcagctgaaacCAGGGGAGAATCCCATGGACATAACACAACTTGCACTAATGAGAAGCTGATCCCTCAGTACTTCAgcaagttttaattttaattactcTTCAAACCAAGCTGAAACTGGTGGCAGATGTGCCCAGGTCAGTCTGGCACCTCATCCAGGGGTGAATTCCTGAAAGCAAGCAGAGTTCCTGACCTTCCAGCAGGGCTCACAGAGCTCCTTCACGTTGATGGTGCGGCACAGGGTGATGATGAACACGGGCAGGTTCTCCGAGGGCAGGCAGTTGTAGCAAACAACTGCATCCAGGACTTGCAAGGAAATCTTTGGGAAAGACAAAAGTCAATCAGCCAGGTCAAATCCACACCTGGCACACCCAGAAAATCTTCTGGAAGTCAAAATGGATGAagatattttggggtttttttctttctaaaaagcACTGTCGATTCGTTTATCAAATTGATTAATGCTCTGTTTGCTTTGGAATAAATTATTGGTGTGTGAGATTTACTGGCTtacaaataatataatattgCATCAGCTCTCTTGAAAGATGAGAATAAACCCAGAGTCTGACGATCTGATTTTGTTTGTAGAAGTTACAAAGAACTTCAAAGAGTTCTGCAGTACTAAAAGAAGCTCAGATCACTGACCTCTATGTCCATAGATGATGAAGTCTGAATGCACAAGAGGCAGATCTTGCTGTTAAGAAAGAACATTTAATTAGAATTGTTTGCTCCACATGATTTTAGGCAAATTACAAAGAGTCAGAGCAGTCAGGTTAATTGCCATGCTATTTAACTCCTCACTGCCCTTCCTGGGGCAATGGTGGTGACAGCCCAAGGGACACTGAGCTCTGCAATCTCTTTTATAAAGTCAAAGGGAGACTTAAATGCAGCTCAGGTAATGCAACAGCACAGACCCTTGTGAGACTAAGCAATGCAAACAGGCCCACCCcatggaatgggaatgggagaaGCACATTTAGTTAAGCTGAAACAGACCTGAACACCGCGAGAACTGAAAATCAAATATTTGTCAGAAATCACCTAGGATGAAACAGATCCAGATGGGGACAAAAATATCCCAGTTGTCTGTGTATTGATCTGTAACTTTCTCTATGTAATTTACCAGGAATAAGCAGGTAGGAGTTAAAAAATCTAACTTACTGGACCATGTCAGCTACATAGTCTTCCAGGTAGCAGCTATTAAATTTCACCAGGTTCACCAGAACCAGGAGGAACTCAGACGTCAGCCCAACATCCATCCACTGTAGCACAAAATCAgctaaaaaagggaaaaaaccctgttACCTTCTACCCAGGAGTGACACCACTACTTTTTGTGTTATCACTGGGTGTCTCTGCCTGGATTTTGCCCCCCAGACTGAAGAGGAGTTGGGACAATGCtcacccagctcctcctccaaGTAGGTGATGTAGCGCCCGTTCTCCGTCAgagccttgaacacttccagccGCTCGTGCACGTCTTCATTGGAGGGGTAATCCTTAATAACCTTAAAAAAGTGGGCTCTGAGGATGCCCAGCCTCTCACCCTGGAAATGAAAAAAGGGAAGGGGTTAAGGCCTGGACATTAGCAAGGTACACCTCAGTAATCTTCATGCTTTAAATCAGCTTTTTGTTGAATCGATGCCTACTCCCTTCATAAGCACCCACCCCTGCTTTCTCAGAACACTGACAATGACAAATTTGGGCTGATTCAGCCCCATGTTTGTGCAACACGTTGGGAAATCTGAAGAATTCCTTGTGTGCTGAACTTGGCCAGGCTAGAAGTGTCTCACACAGAACCCCTTGCATACCTGAAACATCAAAACCAGCTGCAAACTGGGACTAGAAGGTCTGGGCAAAGACCACATAAAATCTGCTGAATTATGCTGAACTTAACCCAAAGTATTTCCTCTTTCTCAAGAGCGTTACCCCAAACCAGAACAGCTTTCTATGAGCTGTATGAAAAGTTTTGCTGCGAGGTCAAACCAAGACTTAAAACTAAAACGCTTCCTCTTCTCATTTCTGAGACGCAACCAAAATTACAAGTATGAACATTTGTAGAGAAGAGCTCCCTGGTGcttctcccattttcccccctgCACAAAGCCCAGTTCAGGTCAGTGTCCCCTGCCCCGTGGGGCTGCTGTCACCTGTCCCTGGACGATGGACTTGAGCAGGTGGAGCACGGCGTGCCTGGCCTCGGCGGGACGCTCCGGCTGCAGCATGTCAGCCACCACCTTCCACACGGCCTCCACGGCGTGCTGGGGGCAcaacaaacaccaaaaccacGGCAAAAGCATGAGGCAGGGGagctcagctcctccaggagctccagccaGCAGGGCACAATGAGTGATGGCAATCCACGACCAAGATCCAGGGGCTCCACGTGCGGGGCTCTCTGCTCTGAGGGACACTCACCCACCTGGTCACACACTCAGACCAACCCCAGGAGACCCCAAATCCAGCCCTACACCCCGGGAACTGCAATTCCTCATTCCACACTCAATGCAAGTGGGAATATTTGTGCAGAAGCCTTCACCCAGCTACAAGATGAGTTAAAAACCAAGTGGGGGATGCTTATTAACAAGCCAGGAGATAAGGATATCTCTCCAAACATCATCTCCCATGAGCTGTCCTGAACATCCCCAGCATTCTCCTTCCAGGATGGTGCAGGAAGCCCAACAGCTTCAtcccctctgctgcagagctggagtgTTGGGCAGACCAATTCCCTTTTACAGCACAAAGCAGCCTCTGGGATCACCCATTCTAAAAAGCTTTCTAAACAACAGGAGTCCCTTACAATAgtctgagagctgctgctttaaTTTCCATCCTTTCAATACTCACTGAACACTTTGGAACTCACCTCTtcaatttttttggtttttgccACTTCACAGATTTGACTGATTGCTCGTATCCTGTTACTCAATCCACACTCTATGCTCAGTTCCTggaaagaaatggagaaatagGCTAACAGTTTATCTTACCAGAAACACTTTTCCATTTCTCCAAGGGGAGAAGCAATTCTggtctccttctcctttttttttgcattttcctcctcGTGTGCCAACGATTCTGCTTAAAGACTTGTGGTACCAATTACTGGaatcaattattttatttttcatttccacagCACTGTAAGGTTTCCATAAAACAGAAACAGTTCCCAGCTTGTGGAAACTGCCACCACAGAAACTTCATCAAGCTCAGACCATAAAAAACTGAGGGGTCAGGGAAATAGCCTGTAACCCAACACAACAAATATCTCCAAAGCATTCAAAGAGGGAATAACTCAAATGCTGGAGCTGCAAAGTAGGTGAGTTCTACATCCAGCTCACTAGAGAATCAGGAGAGGGAATCATGGAGAGGAACTGAGTGCCAAAAAaccaggaaaggagcaggacCCCCTCAGCTGAGGTACCCCAGGCACTATCCCCACCTTCACTCCACTCAGTTCTCACACCTTGAGTATTTCTGCAGTGATGATGAACTCTGTCTGCTTGCCCTCCGAAGACTTGGAGCTTCCCCGGGAtgttcccagccccaggaggtTCCTGAACTTCTCCTTCAGCCCGGAATCCTTGCTCTGAGGCTTTGCCATGGCTGCCCAGCGCTGAGGCCCTGCAAACACAGAACAGGGCTCTGCTAAGGGAGGCCCAAGGGGGATATTTCAGCAGGGAAACCCCAATAACAGCATCACACCAGGCTTCTTCAAAGAGCTTGGGTGCCTTGAGCCTTTTCAAACATGGGAGAAGCCCAACACTGAGGAAACACAAGGagcttgtgctgctcctgccttcggcacctgcatcccccatggaaCAGGGACCTTTGGGACAccctctgctgggagctctgaacacccagcccagcacacaggatgactgctgcagcatgtccaTGTGCACACACTTTTTGGAGGGTGTGAGCTGGACATTTGTTCCCAAAGCAAAGGCCAAGCACACCGTGCTGTGCTGTCAATGTGGAAGTGAGGAAGGACCCAGAAATCCGAGTGCTGGAACATCCAAGTGCTGCCAGGCAAGGGAAAGATGGGCAAGAACAGGGATGGCATTACAACAACAACTGCAGAAactgcctctccctgcccgACCCACTGTCCCTTGGGGAccctggccctgggcacagcaccctgtacaaccccagagccccagggacaTCCCATGGCCttcccacagcctggcacagcaatccctgctgctcctggggatgcACCACACAGCGTGTCCCTGCATCCCGGGGCACATGGCATGGACCAGCCCAGTGTCACCAGGGGACATGGCAAGGACCCCATCGCAGTGTCACCAGGGGACACACCATGGACCCCATCCCACCATCCCCGGGGACACAcgcagcccccagccctctgcccccAGGGACACTGGGAGTGCACCTCCCTGGGGACCCCCACAACCCTAACCCACCCCGGGCGATGGCACATTGTGCCCCACGACCCCTGAACAAGCCCGAACATGCCACATCCCATCCCAAGCCGGGACATGCCACATCCCACCCCAAATCCAAACACGCCACAACCCACCCCAAGCCAGGATATACCATAAGCGCTTAGGGACACACAACGGGGGACACATCCCAGACCCCGAACACAATGGGAGTCACACCCCAGACCCCAACAAACACAACGAGGCTCACACTCCACACCCCGAACACAACGGGGGTTACACTCCACACCCCGAACAGACCGAGGGTCACACTACAGATCCCAAACAGACCGAGGGCCACATGCcagaccccaaacacaaagggGTCACACCCAGACCCCAACAAACACAACGGGGGTCACACTCCAGCCCCCGAACACACCGCGGGTCACATCTCATACCCAAACAAACACACGGCGGGTCACGGCCCGGGCCCCGGACACACCGCGGGCTCACAGCGCGGCCCCAAAGCGCGGTCCCCTGCCGGGGCCGGCTCCCCCGGCACTCAccccgagcccggcccggcccggcccggtcccgccgcccccggcccgctcCGCTCGGggcccggtgcccggtgcccggtgcccggtgccggccccgccccgcgctcgCCCCGCCCGTTCCGGCAGCCCCGGTGCGCCCCGGGCCCGGTAGTTCGCGGGGCCGCCAtgagcgcggcccggcccggcctgcGGCGGCTGCGCTCGGCCCGGGGCGGCGCGGGTACGGGCAGGGGACGGGGTACGGGACAGGGGACGGGCAGGGGATGGGGTACGGCACAGGGTACGGGCAGGGGATGGCGTAggaggctgggaatggggtACGGGCAGGGGATGGGGTACGAGACAGGGTACAGGACAGGGCAACTGGGGGTACGGGACAGGAGATCGGGGTACGGGACTGGGAATGGGGTATGGGAGAGGGGATGGGATACAGACAGGGGATGGGGGTGTGGATAGGGTTTGGGTGTAcaggcagggaatggggtaCCGGAGAGGGGATGGGGTACGGGACTCAGAATGGGGTACGGATAAGGGATGGGGTACAGGCAGGGGATGGGGTACGGATAAGGGATGGGGTACAGGCAGGGGATGGGGTACGGGACAGGGGATGGGGTACAGGCAGGGGATGGGATGTACGGACAGAGGATCAGGGTGTGGGCAGGGGATGGGGTACTGATAGGGGATGGGGGTCTGGGTCAGAGGATGAGGATACAGGATGAGATGGAGAATATGAAGGTTTCCTGGGGTACGGGAGGAGGGGATCAGGGACATGGGGTGTGTGGGAGAGGGGGAATCGCTGGTACGAGAAGGGGGGATCGGGGTGTGCTGGGCACGGGGAGCGGCTGGGGCTGCACCAGGCCCAGGCATGGCTGTGACAGGGGCTGGGTGTCCTTGTCACGTCCCCCTTGGAGTGAGGGATGTAGTTGTCTTGGGCTGGGGATGCACCTCCAGCAGCCTCACCTGTGTTTGGGACACTGTCCCCATGGTGTGACGTGTGACCCCACTGCTGTCACCTGTTGCCATTTGTCTCACAGGTCCTTCCATCCTCCCTcaccctgtgctggctctgcttgGGGCCGGGGGATGCtcagggtttgggttgggactCAGGGCAGGGAACTCGCCCTGCTCAGGGTCCCCTTGGTGGATGGTGGCACATGGGGCTGTCACCGAGCTCTGTGCGGGCCGCTCTCCTGAACCTGGAATCTCTGCCATCCACGCAGGGAGCCAGCTCCAGGGCACGCCCGCGGTGCcgaggaagagcaggaggaggaagagcgtGGCCATTGCCtatgaggcagggcagggcgaGGGGGCCGAGGCGCGCTGGGAGCCACCGCAATGGCGGGAGCAGCTGCAGCGCATCCGCCAGATGAGGAGCGGCAGGGATGCTCCCGTGGATGAGATGGGAGTGCACAGGTGCTACGACACCAGCGCGCCTCCAGAGGTAACCCAGGCATTGCATGGGGGCAGCAttcccacagggaacagcaTCCACGGGTGACAGCATTCCCATAGGGAGCAGCAttcccacagggaacagcatccacagggaacagcatccacagggaacagcattcccacagggagcagcatccacagggaacagcattcccacagggagcagcatcCACAGGGAACAGCATCCACGGGTGACAGCAttcccacagggaacagcaTTCCCATAGGGAGCAGCATCCACGGGTGACAGCAttcccacagggagcagcattcccacagggagcagcattcccacagggaacagcatccacagggagcagtattcccacagggagcagcattcccacagagagcagcattcccacagggagcagcattcccacagggagcagcattcccacagggaacagcaTCCACAGGGAACAGCATCCACAGGGAACAGCATCCACGGGTGACAGCATTCCCACGGGGAGCAGCAttcccacagggagcagcatccccacagggagcagcattcccacagggagcagcattcccacagggaacagcaTCCACAGGGAAAAGCATCCACAGGTGACAGCATCCACGGGTGACAGCTCTGGCAGGCACACGAGAACACAGCCTCCCTCGTCCTCCTGCTACCCCTGGATCTGTCCCACTTGGGATGTTTCCAGGACAGAAACTGGATCAGGATCAGGGCTGGGATTGGTCCCAGAGGATGTGATGAATGTGAGGGGCAGTGCTGCTTTGTGGAGCAGGCTGGCAGGGCATGAAGCCATGttcttattttccttaaaaatctcTGTAGGAGTCCAGGGAAGGTATCCAGCAAGGTGGCTGTGGAATGCAGAGGAATGTGTGGGGCAGGCTTGGAGGGGCAGTGGGAGGCACTGGAGCGGGGATGTGGGGATCACAGAGTCCCAGAATTGATAGGGTTGGAAATGACTGGAGACTGACCAATCCAACCCcatgggcttggagcagcaggagcctctgGAGTGGGAATCATCCAGAGGGGCAGTGGGACGTGCTGGGCTCTGAGGGAGGGCTCTGGAGGACACAGCtggacagccctggcacagggaatgctgTCCTTGCTGCTCCCTGGAGAGAAGGATGAGCTGTGACCCCGCACCAGGCAGCATCACACGCTCTCAGCCGcgtgggctggcagctctgggaccaCATGGAAATAGCTTCTCTTCCCTGGGGAAGCTGCCTTGCTGCTTCCAAGAAAAAGTGGATGTTGTAACCCTCAGCTCCTCACACCGTTTCTCTGTACCCCGACATTATCCTGTTTCCACACATGCAGGGATTTTTCGTGGTGCACCTGGTTTTGCAAGTGAGAATTGTGTCCCACGTTATCCAGGGTCATTGTGGGTTAGTTGCATCATCCTCCTCACTCTGGTGGGATGGAATCACATCTGGGAAGAAAGAATTGGGAAATAGGAGGTGATGGCCTGGCTAAACCCTGCGTGGCAACAGCAGAGGAGTTCCTGGGAtttgtcctcctcctcccagtCTCTGTCATCCCAGTTGTTCAGATTTGGTTCCCTGAGGAGCTCACTGGAGCCAGACACGAGTTCCTACTGCAGCCTGGTGGGAAAGGGTTGGGATTTTCAAAAGCTGCTTAGAGCAGACATTGCATGAAAAATCATTGGCTGTTTGTGCCCGTGCATCCTGTGGCTCTCCTGGGAATGCCATCCTCAGGGAAAGCTATGTCCAGCCCTTTGTGGCTCAGCACTGTCTTAGGAGTattccagcaggcagagctgctccctgccctctcaCAGGTACTGACAGCTGAGCTTGAAGggatttcttttctccctttattGTGTGGTGGAATTAGAAGGTTATGGATTATTCCTGTTGGTTATGGATTATTCCTGTTGGGTATGGATTATTCCTGTTGGGTATGGATTATTCCTGTTGCAGTATTCCAGTCTCCTGGAGGCAGATTAGGCTGAAGAGTGGGAGCACACCCTGCCCTGAGGgtggtgcagagctgctggatccCCCAGGGTGTgtcagtgtcccctgtgtgccctgtgtgcccaggtgaggcggtaccaggtgctgctggccctgaTGCTCTCCAGCCAGACCAAGGACCAGGTGACGAGCGCTGCCATGGGTCCCCCAGGGTAtctcagtgtcccctgtgtcccctgtgtgcccaggtgaggcggtaccaggtgctgctggccctgaTGCTCTCCAGCCAGACCAAGGACCAGGTGACGAGCGCTGCCATGCTGCGCCTGCGCCGGCGCGGCCTCACCGTGGACAGCGTGCTGCAGATGGACGAGGAGAGCCTGGGCCACATCATCTACCCCGTGGGCTTCTGGAGGGTCAGTGCTGGTCTGATCTTTTAGGGTTTTCTAAGCTTTTTGATGGTTACATTCGTGTAACGAACTTTCTTACACGTTTCATGTAAATAACgtattgttttctattttttttatggAAGAAATTTGGTGGATTGTTGATTTGTCtagtgtcattggagaggtggcactttcaccctccaatccactaTCACTTTTAGAAGTCTGTAAATGTTAAGAGTCAAAAATTACGTCTCTTTTTGCCTTGAAAAGAGCAGTGTGTCCACACTGTATTATTTCATGTCCTGTAGTGACAGGTGAGTGCAGGATtgccacacagacacagagcctCCGTGCCTTCCTCTCTCCCCTGGAATCAGGCTAGAAGCTGGATTTGACACCAGTTTTGGCACTTGGTATTGCCAGCAGGATGGGATTGTTGGCTGCAGGGCCTGTGCAGGAGGAGGTTGGAGCTCCCAGCTctcagcattttcatttcatgtAGAAGCCAAGGCTCTGtctcctgcacagctcccatgTGTGGCCTCACCTGTAACACACACTCAGGAATGGTTGCTTTCCTGGGCTGTGGGTCTGTTTTCCCTGTGTTGCAGGGCAGCTTGGACTGTGTGCCTCTCCCCTTGGTTTTGCAGAACAAGGTGAAGTACATCAAGCAGACCACGGCCATCCTGAAGCAGAAATACGGAGGGGACATCCCAAGCACTGTGGAGGAGCtggtgcagctgccaggagtTGGGCCCAAAATGGCCCATCTGGCCATGCACATTGCCTGGGACAGCGTGGCTGGCATAGGTAACctgtgcctctcccagccctctcctaaatcccagcccatccccggcagaggggcagcactgcagccccagcagcctgctAACACCCCTTGGTTCAGTACCTGGCTAAGGGAGTGATGTGACCCTCAGCACTcgcccagggagctgcaggatgtgagcagctgctgttcctccccACATCTGATAACAGACATCCCCAGGGGAAgtcacagccctggggagctggtGCCAGATGGGGCTGGACCATCACCTGCaggtcctgccctggggcccCAGGGG is a window of Melospiza georgiana isolate bMelGeo1 chromosome 16, bMelGeo1.pri, whole genome shotgun sequence DNA encoding:
- the NTHL1 gene encoding endonuclease III-like protein 1 isoform X1 codes for the protein MDYSCWLWIIPVGYGLFLLGMDYSCCSIPVSWRQIRLKSGSTPCPEGGAELLDPPGVSQCPLCPLCAQVRRYQVLLALMLSSQTKDQVTSAAMLRLRRRGLTVDSVLQMDEESLGHIIYPVGFWRNKVKYIKQTTAILKQKYGGDIPSTVEELVQLPGVGPKMAHLAMHIAWDSVAGIAVDTHVHRISNRLQWVKKETKSPEQTRVALEEWLPRDLWKEINWLLVGFGQQTCLPVSPRCSQCLNQDICPAAKRP
- the NTHL1 gene encoding endonuclease III-like protein 1 isoform X2, with the protein product MSAARPGLRRLRSARGGAGSQLQGTPAVPRKSRRRKSVAIAYEAGQGEGAEARWEPPQWREQLQRIRQMRSGRDAPVDEMGVHRCYDTSAPPEVRRYQVLLALMLSSQTKDQVTSAAMLRLRRRGLTVDSVLQMDEESLGHIIYPVGFWRNKVKYIKQTTAILKQKYGGDIPSTVEELVQLPGVGPKMAHLAMHIAWDSVAGIAVDTHVHRISNRLQWVKKETKSPEQTRVALEEWLPRDLWKEINWLLVGFGQQTCLPVSPRCSQCLNQDICPAAKRP